One Desulfatitalea tepidiphila genomic window, CACTTTGCCGGCCTCCTGAACGATCCACCGAAACGGCACGAACGCGAGCACCGCGCCATCGTGGACGCTCTCGCCAGGCACGACGGCCACCTGGGCGACGCGGCCGAGGAATTGGGCATATCCCGGGTCACCCTCTGGCGGAAGAGAAAGAAGTACGGATGCATATCATCCGTATCGCGATAAAGCTGAAAAGATAATGTCACTTGGGGGCATCAAAAAAACGCCCCGGCCGAAGCCGGGGCGTTTGATGTATTTACATATCCTGGTAAAGCTTAGAACAGGCCGCTCACCTTGCCGGTAGCCGGATCGACGTCGATGCGGCGGAAGGCCGGGTTGGAGCTGGTGCCGGGCATCAGGCTGATGGTGCCTGCGCAGGGGCACAGGAACTTGGCGCCCGAGTAGATGAGGACGTCGCGGATCGGCAGACGCCATCCCTTGGGCACGCCCTTCTTGACCGGGTCGTGGCTCAGGGAGAGGTGGGTCTTGACCATCATGGTGGCGAAATCGGCGTACTTGGGATCGTTCTCCAGCATCTCGGCCTTGGCGGCGGCATCGGGCAGCCAGTCCACGCCGTCGGCGCCGTACACTTCCTTGGCGATCAGGTCCACGCGGTCGCGCAGCTTCATCTCCAGCGGGTAGAGGAATTTAAAGTCGTTGCCTTCCTCGCAGGCTTCGATGACCGCATCGGCGAACTCCAGGGCGCCTTCGCCGCCCTTTTCCCAGTGCTTGGACTCGGCGCAGCGGGCGCCGGCGGCTTCGGCCGCCTTACGCACGATGGCGCACTCGGCGTCGGTGTCCGTATAGAAGCGGTTGATGCAGACCACCGGGTTGATGCCGGATTTGCGGATCACGCCGATCATGTGCACCATGTTCTCGACACCCTTTTCCACCAGGGCCAGGTTCTCCTTGGTGTAGGCATCGTCCAGGGCCTTGCCGGCCACGACCTTGGGACCGCCGCCGTGCATTTTCAGGGCGCGGACGGTGGAGGTCAGAACCGAAACATGGGGCTTCAGACCGGAGAAGCGGCACTTGACGTTCCAGAACTTCTCGAATCCGATGTCGGCGGCGAAGCCGGACTCTGTGACATGGTAATCCCACAGCTTGAGGCCCACGCGGTCGGCGATGATCGAGCTCTGGCCCACGGCGATGTTGGCGAACGGGCCGGCATGCACCAGGCAGGGCTGATATTCGGCCGTGCTCATGAGGGTGGGGTTGATGGTGTTGCGCATGAAGGCGGCCATGGCGTTGCCCACTTCCAGGTCGCGGCAGGTGACCGGTTTGCCGCTCTTGTCGAAGGCCACGGTGATATTGTTGATGCGCTCTTTCAGGTCGGCCAGGTCGGTGGCCACCGCCAGGATGGCCATCAGCTCGGAACCCACGGCGATGCCGAACTTGGACTGCATGGTGTAGCCGTCGGTGCGGCCGCCGAGGCCGATGACGATGTTGCGCAGGGCCTGGGCGCAGAAGTCGATGATCCAGCCCATCTCGACGCGGGTGGGGTCGATGTCCAGCCTGCGCATCTTGGTCAGGCGGGCCAGCTGCTCGTCGTTGTAGTTGCGCTCGTGCTGCATGCGGGCGGTCATGGCCACCATGCCCAGGTTGTGGGCGTTCATGATGTCGTTGATGTCGCCGGTCAAACCCAGGGAGAACTCGGTCATGGGGATCAGCAGGGAGTTGCCGCCGCCGGCCGCGGTACCCTTGACATTCATGGTGGGGCCGCCCGAAGGTTGACGCAGGGCGCCGCCCACGCTCTTGCCGCGGGCGCCCAGGCCTTCCATCAAGCCTAACGAGGTGGTGCTTTTGCCCTCGCCCAGCGGGGTCGGGGTGATGGCGGTCACTTCAATGTACTTGCCGTCCGGTTTGCCTTGCAGGCGCTTGATGATTTTCAGAAAATCCAGTTTGGACAGGCGGCCCATGGGCAGCATCTCGTCCGCTTCAAGACCCAGCTTGGCCCGCCACTCCTCGGGCATGGGCATGTTCTTTTCCGCTTCTTCGGAAATTTGCCAGTCGGCCATCTTTGTCGCATCGTAAGCCATCGATCCAACCTCCTTTTAAGGGTTTCGTTATGAGAATGACGGGCGCATGGTCCTGAGTGCGCCGGGTGATTGCGTGGTTGCGAGCCGCATGGAAACCTTTGAAGTTGTGCAGCAGGAAACGCCGGCGGTTTAGACTTCTTACATGGTGCAAACAGTGCGCTCCTTAGCATGCGACCGCAAATTTGGCAAGCGCAAACGGGAGGAACCGGCGATTCTCACTGAATGCCATTCATTAAATTCGGCGTGGGTGGAGGGTGCTGATTTTATGGCATGGACCGGGCGGCCGCGTTGATGCGGTCCTGCCGGTGAAGCCGGGCGTAGAGCCCGCCGGCGGCCAGGAGTCGGTCGTGGGATCCCTCTTCAACGATGCGCCCCTCATGGAGCACTACGATGCGGTCGGCCATGCGGGCCGTGGAGAGACGGTGGGCCACGATGATGCAGGTGCGCCCGGCCATCAGGTTGTCCAATGCGCCATATATGGCGGCTTCGGTCTGGGAGTCGATGTAGGAGGTGGCTTCGTCCAGCAGGATCAACTGCGCATCGCGTGCCAGGGCGCGGGCGATGGTGATCAGCTGGCGTTCGCCGCTGGAGAGTCCGCCGCCGCCCTTGTCGAGATAGGTATCGAGACCCTGGGGCAGCCTTGCCACCAGCTCTTCGCAATGGGCCGCGGCGATCACACGGCCCTCGGCGGCCGGATCGACCTCGTCCGAATCAGGGAAAATGTTTCGGCGCAAGGTGGCGGAAAAAAGAACCGGCTCCTGGGTGACCAGGGCGGTCAGCCCCCGGAGGCGGCGCGGATCGATGCGGCGCACATCGAAGCCGTTGATGCGCACCTGTCCGGCGGTCGGGTCGTAAAAGCGCTGCACCAGATTGAGCACGCTGGTCTTGCCCGCACCGGTGGGGCCGACCAGGGCCATCCGCTGGCCCTGGCGAAGCTCGAGGCTCACGTCGCGCAGCACCCATTCGCCCGGCGTATAGGCGAACGAGACACGGTCGAGGGTCAGCCGTTCGAGGACCAGGGGCGTCGATGGGGAGGCAACCTCGGCGTCCGCATCCTGGGACAGCCGTTCGTCGATATCGAGCAGCCCGAAGATGCGTTCGGCCGAGGCCATGGCGTTTTGCAGGACATTGTAATTTTCGGCCAGGTCCCGCATGGGTCGGAAAAACATCCGGATGTAGGAGATGGCCAGGACCAGGACGCCCAGAGTGATGTGGCCGCCCAGCACCTGGTGGCCTCCGTAGAGCACCAGCACGGCCAGCGTGGCGATGCCCAGGGCCTCGATCATGGGCATGAAGACGGCGAACACATGGATCTCCTGCATGCCCAGTCGATAATTCTCTGCATTGAGGCGCTCGAAGCGTTGCCGGTTGCGCGCCTCCTGCACAAAGCACTGGATGGTCTTGATGCCATCGATGGACTCGGCCATGTGCGTGTTGATTTCGGCCACCTTGACGCGCAGGGCGCGAAACACTCCCCGGGCACGGGCCGAAAAGCGCATGGCCAGCCACACCACGATGGGCAGGACGGCGAAGGCCACCAGGGTCAGTTGCCAATCGAGGGCCAGCAGCACGATGGTGATGCCCGCCAGAAGGAAAACGTCCTTGAACACCATGGAGACGAAGGTGGTGAACAGTTCGTGCATGTTCTGCACGTCGTTGGTGGCCCGCGTGACCAGGCTGGCCACCGGCCGGCGGGCAAAAAAGGCCATGCTCTGCCGCTGGATATGCGCATACAGCCGCATGCGCAGGTCGTGCATGATGGTGTGGCCGGCCCGTTCCATGATGACGCGCTGGAAAAAGGTGAGTCCGAACTCGGCCGCCACAAGGACGAGAAAGACGACCACCGCCCATCCCAGCCCCCGGATGTCGCCCCGCCGCAATGCGGCGATGTCCTCCGGCGATAGATGCGCCAGATCGTCGTAGGCGATGCGGGCCGTATGGCCGTCGGTCGCGAAGAGATCGGCGTGCGCGGATACGATGGCGCGCGCCTCGGGCGTGGTCAACGGCACGGTGAGATAACGGCTCGCCTCTGTTTCGCTGGCACCGCCAGTCGCACCCGGAGCAACATCGCCGCTGTTGGCCGGCGGCACGATGTAGCGGTCGATGGCGATTTTGCCGAAATAGGGCAAGGCCAGCTCGATGAGCGTCAGGACCACGACCAGGGCCACCGACCCCAGGAGCATGCGCCGATGGGGCCGCACCAGTGGCCAAAGCCGACGGATCAGGGCCGGATCGTAGGGCTTGCCGCTGTGCCCCTCTTCCACATAGCCGTAATCAGCGCGCATGTTCCAACTCCTGCAGACCATGGACCCGGGCGTAATACCCCCCGGTGGAAAGCAGCTGCTCATGGGTGCCGGCCTCGACCAGGCGGCCGTTGTCCAGGGTGACGATCTGGTCGGCAAACCGCACGGCCGACAGCCGGTGGGAAGCGATGAGAATCGTCTTGCGGCCGGCCATGCGCCGGATGGCCGCCACGATGACG contains:
- a CDS encoding formate--tetrahydrofolate ligase; amino-acid sequence: MAYDATKMADWQISEEAEKNMPMPEEWRAKLGLEADEMLPMGRLSKLDFLKIIKRLQGKPDGKYIEVTAITPTPLGEGKSTTSLGLMEGLGARGKSVGGALRQPSGGPTMNVKGTAAGGGNSLLIPMTEFSLGLTGDINDIMNAHNLGMVAMTARMQHERNYNDEQLARLTKMRRLDIDPTRVEMGWIIDFCAQALRNIVIGLGGRTDGYTMQSKFGIAVGSELMAILAVATDLADLKERINNITVAFDKSGKPVTCRDLEVGNAMAAFMRNTINPTLMSTAEYQPCLVHAGPFANIAVGQSSIIADRVGLKLWDYHVTESGFAADIGFEKFWNVKCRFSGLKPHVSVLTSTVRALKMHGGGPKVVAGKALDDAYTKENLALVEKGVENMVHMIGVIRKSGINPVVCINRFYTDTDAECAIVRKAAEAAGARCAESKHWEKGGEGALEFADAVIEACEEGNDFKFLYPLEMKLRDRVDLIAKEVYGADGVDWLPDAAAKAEMLENDPKYADFATMMVKTHLSLSHDPVKKGVPKGWRLPIRDVLIYSGAKFLCPCAGTISLMPGTSSNPAFRRIDVDPATGKVSGLF
- a CDS encoding ABC transporter ATP-binding protein → MRADYGYVEEGHSGKPYDPALIRRLWPLVRPHRRMLLGSVALVVVLTLIELALPYFGKIAIDRYIVPPANSGDVAPGATGGASETEASRYLTVPLTTPEARAIVSAHADLFATDGHTARIAYDDLAHLSPEDIAALRRGDIRGLGWAVVVFLVLVAAEFGLTFFQRVIMERAGHTIMHDLRMRLYAHIQRQSMAFFARRPVASLVTRATNDVQNMHELFTTFVSMVFKDVFLLAGITIVLLALDWQLTLVAFAVLPIVVWLAMRFSARARGVFRALRVKVAEINTHMAESIDGIKTIQCFVQEARNRQRFERLNAENYRLGMQEIHVFAVFMPMIEALGIATLAVLVLYGGHQVLGGHITLGVLVLAISYIRMFFRPMRDLAENYNVLQNAMASAERIFGLLDIDERLSQDADAEVASPSTPLVLERLTLDRVSFAYTPGEWVLRDVSLELRQGQRMALVGPTGAGKTSVLNLVQRFYDPTAGQVRINGFDVRRIDPRRLRGLTALVTQEPVLFSATLRRNIFPDSDEVDPAAEGRVIAAAHCEELVARLPQGLDTYLDKGGGGLSSGERQLITIARALARDAQLILLDEATSYIDSQTEAAIYGALDNLMAGRTCIIVAHRLSTARMADRIVVLHEGRIVEEGSHDRLLAAGGLYARLHRQDRINAAARSMP